Proteins encoded in a region of the Streptomyces sp. NBC_01298 genome:
- a CDS encoding potassium channel family protein gives MKQPSPQARWERRTQMPLLVLALGFAVAYAVPIVLPDASPAVHGACKHAEWVVWAAFAADYLVRLGLAHSKRAFVRTHWLDLMAVVLPMIQPLRLLRVVSTLMLVGRRARMAPQIRLTTYVAGSVVGLLMFGSLAVLSVERDAPDGNIKNLGDALWWSVTTMTTVGYGDHSPTTGLGRLLAVGLMLSGIALLGVVTANIAAWFISRFERDDLVERAQTAAISELTAEVRALRAEVALLGGGPGAGRVADAPWAAREPGPALEPAPGAGVGVQGGPVQAGDGAAVSAPTP, from the coding sequence ATGAAGCAACCCTCCCCCCAGGCCCGGTGGGAACGCCGGACGCAGATGCCGCTGCTGGTGCTCGCCCTGGGATTCGCCGTGGCCTACGCGGTGCCCATCGTGCTGCCCGACGCGAGCCCGGCGGTGCACGGCGCCTGCAAGCACGCCGAGTGGGTGGTGTGGGCCGCCTTCGCCGCCGACTACCTGGTGCGGCTGGGCCTGGCGCACTCGAAGAGGGCCTTCGTACGGACCCACTGGCTGGACCTGATGGCGGTGGTGCTGCCGATGATCCAGCCGCTGCGGCTGCTGCGGGTGGTCTCCACCCTGATGCTGGTGGGGCGGCGGGCCCGGATGGCCCCGCAGATCCGGCTGACCACCTACGTGGCGGGCTCGGTGGTCGGGCTGCTGATGTTCGGCTCGCTGGCGGTGCTGAGCGTGGAGCGGGACGCCCCCGACGGCAACATCAAGAACCTCGGGGACGCGCTGTGGTGGTCGGTGACCACGATGACGACGGTCGGCTACGGGGACCACTCCCCCACCACCGGCCTCGGACGGCTGCTGGCGGTCGGGCTGATGCTGTCCGGCATCGCGCTGCTGGGTGTGGTGACTGCCAACATCGCGGCCTGGTTCATCTCCCGCTTCGAACGCGACGACCTGGTCGAGCGCGCCCAGACGGCGGCGATCTCCGAACTGACGGCGGAGGTACGGGCGCTGCGCGCGGAGGTCGCGCTGCTCGGCGGGGGCCCGGGGGCGGGCCGGGTCGCGGATGCCCCCTGGGCCGCCCGGGAGCCCGGGCCCGCCCTGGAGCCCGCCCCGGGCGCCGGGGTCGGCGTCCAGGGCGGGCCGGTCCAGGCCGGCGACGGCGCCGCCGTCAGCGCTCCCACACCTTGA
- the aceE gene encoding pyruvate dehydrogenase (acetyl-transferring), homodimeric type, translating into MASASDRNPIIIGGLPSQVPDFDPEETQEWLDSLDAAVDERGRERARYLMLRLMERAREKRVAVPEMRSTDYVNTIATKDEPFFPGNEEIERKVLNATRWNAAVMVSRAQRPGIGVGGHIATFASSASLYDVGFNHFFRGKDEGDGGDQIFFQGHASPGIYARAYLLDRLSEQQLDAFRQEKSKAPYGLSSYPHPRLMPDFWEFPTVSMGLGPLGAIYQARMNRYMEARGIADTSKSHVWAYLGDGEMDEPESLGQLSIAAREHLDNLTFVVNCNLQRLDGPVRGNGKIMQELESQFRGAGWNVIKLIWDRSWDPLLAQDRDGILVNKLNTTPDGQFQTYATETGAYIRDHFFGGDHRLRAMVENMTDQQIQHLGRGGHDHKKVYAAYAAAKAHKGQPTVILAQTVKGWTLGPNFEGRNATHQMKKLTADDLKRFRDRLHIPITDAQLEDGAPPYYHPGRNSPEIQYMHDRRSALGGYVPTRVVRAKPLQLPGDATYAAAKKGSGQQSIATTMAFVRILKDLMRDKEIGKRFVLIAPDEYRTFGMDAFFPSAKIYNPLGQQYEAVDRDLLLAYKESPTGQMLHDGISEAGCTASLIAAGSAYATHGEPLIPVYVFYSMFGFQRTGDQFWQMADQLARGFVLGATAGRTTLTGEGLQHADGHSQLLASTNPGCVAYDPAYGYEIAHIVRDGLRRMYGPDAEDVFYYLTVYNEPIQHPAEPAGVDVDGILKGIHRISEGTTGAIGAQIMASGVAVPWALEAQRILAAEWNVKADVWSATSWNELRRDAVAVEEHNLLHPEEEQRVPYVTSKLSGAEGPFVAVSDWMRAVPDQISRWVPGPYTSLGADGFGFADTRGAARRFFHIDAQSVVLSVLTELAKEGKIDRSALKQAIDRYQLLDVRAADPGAAGGDA; encoded by the coding sequence GTGGCTTCCGCATCCGATCGCAATCCGATCATCATTGGTGGCCTGCCGAGTCAGGTACCGGACTTCGATCCGGAAGAGACGCAGGAATGGCTCGACTCCCTGGACGCCGCGGTCGACGAGCGGGGCCGTGAGCGCGCCCGCTACCTGATGCTGCGGCTGATGGAGCGGGCCCGCGAGAAGCGCGTGGCCGTGCCCGAGATGCGCTCCACGGATTACGTCAACACGATCGCCACCAAGGACGAGCCCTTCTTCCCCGGCAACGAGGAGATCGAGCGCAAGGTCCTCAACGCCACCCGGTGGAACGCGGCCGTCATGGTCTCGCGCGCCCAGCGCCCGGGCATCGGCGTCGGCGGTCACATCGCCACCTTCGCCTCCTCCGCCTCCCTCTACGACGTGGGCTTCAACCACTTCTTCCGGGGCAAGGACGAGGGCGACGGCGGCGACCAGATCTTCTTCCAGGGCCATGCCTCGCCCGGCATCTACGCCCGCGCCTACCTCCTGGACCGGCTCTCCGAGCAGCAGCTCGACGCGTTCCGCCAGGAGAAGTCGAAGGCCCCGTACGGCCTCTCCAGCTACCCGCACCCACGGCTCATGCCGGACTTCTGGGAGTTCCCGACCGTCTCGATGGGCCTCGGTCCGCTCGGTGCGATCTACCAGGCCCGGATGAACCGGTACATGGAGGCCCGCGGGATCGCGGACACTTCCAAGTCACACGTTTGGGCGTACCTGGGCGACGGCGAGATGGACGAGCCCGAGTCGCTCGGCCAGCTCTCGATCGCGGCCCGCGAGCACCTCGACAACCTGACCTTCGTCGTCAACTGCAACCTGCAGCGCCTCGACGGCCCGGTCCGCGGCAACGGCAAGATCATGCAGGAGCTGGAGTCGCAGTTCCGCGGCGCCGGCTGGAACGTCATCAAGCTGATCTGGGACCGCTCCTGGGACCCGCTGCTGGCCCAGGACCGCGACGGCATCCTGGTCAACAAGCTGAACACGACCCCGGACGGCCAGTTCCAGACGTACGCCACCGAGACGGGCGCGTACATCCGCGACCACTTCTTCGGCGGCGACCACCGGCTGCGGGCCATGGTCGAGAACATGACCGACCAGCAGATCCAGCACCTGGGCCGCGGCGGCCACGACCACAAGAAGGTCTACGCGGCCTACGCGGCGGCCAAGGCCCACAAGGGCCAGCCGACGGTGATCCTGGCGCAGACGGTCAAGGGCTGGACGCTCGGCCCGAACTTCGAGGGCCGCAACGCGACCCACCAGATGAAGAAGCTGACGGCCGACGACCTCAAGCGCTTCCGCGACCGGCTGCACATCCCGATCACGGACGCCCAGCTGGAGGACGGCGCGCCGCCGTACTACCACCCGGGCCGCAACTCCCCCGAGATCCAGTACATGCACGACCGCCGCAGCGCCCTCGGCGGCTACGTGCCGACCCGCGTGGTGCGCGCGAAGCCGCTCCAGCTGCCGGGCGACGCCACCTACGCGGCCGCCAAGAAGGGCTCGGGACAGCAGTCGATCGCCACCACCATGGCCTTCGTCCGCATCCTGAAGGACCTCATGCGGGACAAGGAGATCGGCAAGCGCTTCGTGCTGATCGCCCCCGACGAGTACCGCACCTTCGGCATGGACGCGTTCTTCCCGAGCGCCAAGATCTACAACCCGCTGGGCCAGCAGTACGAGGCGGTCGACCGCGACCTGCTGCTCGCGTACAAGGAGTCGCCGACCGGCCAGATGCTGCACGACGGCATCTCGGAGGCGGGCTGCACGGCCTCGCTGATCGCCGCGGGTTCGGCGTACGCGACGCACGGCGAGCCGCTGATCCCGGTCTACGTCTTCTACTCGATGTTCGGTTTCCAGCGCACGGGTGACCAGTTCTGGCAGATGGCGGACCAGCTGGCCCGCGGTTTCGTCCTCGGCGCGACCGCCGGCCGGACCACCCTGACGGGTGAGGGCCTGCAGCACGCCGACGGCCACTCCCAGCTGCTGGCCTCGACGAACCCGGGCTGTGTGGCGTACGACCCGGCGTACGGGTACGAGATCGCGCACATCGTCAGGGACGGCCTGCGGCGCATGTACGGCCCCGACGCCGAGGACGTCTTCTACTACCTGACGGTCTACAACGAGCCCATCCAGCACCCGGCCGAGCCGGCCGGCGTGGACGTGGACGGGATCCTCAAGGGCATCCACCGGATCTCCGAGGGCACCACGGGAGCGATCGGGGCGCAGATCATGGCCTCGGGCGTGGCGGTGCCGTGGGCGCTGGAGGCGCAGCGGATCCTCGCCGCCGAGTGGAACGTCAAGGCGGACGTCTGGTCGGCGACCTCCTGGAACGAGCTGCGCCGCGACGCGGTCGCCGTGGAGGAGCACAACCTGCTCCACCCGGAGGAGGAGCAGCGCGTCCCGTACGTGACGAGCAAGCTGTCCGGCGCGGAGGGTCCGTTCGTGGCGGTCTCCGACTGGATGCGGGCGGTCCCGGACCAGATCTCGCGCTGGGTCCCGGGCCCGTACACCTCGCTGGGCGCGGACGGCTTCGGCTTCGCGGACACGCGGGGCGCGGCCCGGCGCTTCTTCCACATCGACGCGCAGTCGGTGGTCCTCTCGGTGCTGACCGAGCTGGCCAAGGAGGGCAAGATCGACCGTTCGGCGCTGAAGCAGGCGATCGACCGGTACCAGCTGCTGGACGTCCGGGCGGCCGACCCGGGCGCGGCCGGGGGCGACGCGTAG
- a CDS encoding DUF3052 domain-containing protein, whose translation MSATADHAENLAARLGFQSEQVVQEIGFDDDVDQEFRDAVEGHVTELVDEDYDDVADAVLLWFREDDGDLTDALVDATELVEDGALILLVTPKTGKDGFVEASDISEAAETAGLSLAKGLPVGKEWTATKLATPKTAKSKR comes from the coding sequence GTGAGCGCGACCGCGGACCACGCGGAGAACCTGGCCGCCAGGCTGGGTTTCCAGTCCGAACAGGTGGTCCAGGAAATCGGCTTCGACGACGACGTCGATCAGGAATTCCGTGATGCCGTAGAGGGTCACGTCACCGAACTCGTCGATGAGGACTACGACGATGTCGCAGACGCGGTTCTGCTGTGGTTCCGGGAGGACGACGGCGACCTGACGGACGCCCTGGTCGACGCGACCGAGCTGGTCGAGGACGGCGCACTGATCCTGCTGGTGACCCCCAAGACCGGCAAGGACGGTTTTGTCGAGGCCAGTGACATCAGCGAGGCCGCCGAGACCGCCGGCCTTTCGCTGGCGAAGGGTCTCCCCGTCGGCAAGGAGTGGACCGCCACCAAGCTGGCGACTCCGAAGACGGCCAAGTCCAAGCGCTGA
- a CDS encoding peroxiredoxin: MAIEVGSKAPDFELKDNHGRAVRLSDFRGEKAVVLLFYPFAFTGVCTGELCELRDQLPRFQNDDVQLLAVSNDSVPTLRVFGEQEGLEYPLLSDFWPHGEASRAYGVFDEEKGCAVRGTFVIDRDGIVRWTVVNGLPDARDLNEYIKALDSL; the protein is encoded by the coding sequence ATGGCGATCGAGGTCGGCAGCAAGGCCCCGGACTTCGAGCTCAAGGACAACCACGGCAGGGCCGTGCGGCTCTCCGACTTCCGGGGGGAGAAGGCCGTCGTGCTGCTCTTCTACCCCTTCGCCTTCACCGGCGTCTGCACCGGCGAGCTCTGTGAGCTGCGCGATCAGCTGCCGCGCTTCCAGAACGACGACGTGCAGCTCCTCGCCGTCTCCAACGACTCCGTACCGACCCTGCGCGTCTTCGGCGAGCAGGAGGGGCTGGAGTACCCGCTGCTGTCGGACTTCTGGCCGCACGGGGAGGCCTCGCGCGCCTACGGCGTCTTCGACGAGGAGAAGGGCTGCGCGGTGCGCGGCACCTTCGTCATCGACCGGGACGGCATCGTGCGCTGGACCGTCGTCAACGGGCTGCCCGACGCGCGTGACCTGAACGAGTACATCAAGGCCCTCGACAGCCTCTGA
- a CDS encoding TerD family protein, giving the protein MGVSLSKGGNVSLSKAAPNLTAVIVGLGWDARTTTGVDFDLDASAILTNDQGKVASDANFVFFNNLKSPDGSVEHTGDNTTGEGEGDDEAIKVNLAGVPADVAKIVFPVSIYEAESRQQSFGQVRNAYIRVVNQADNAELARYDLSEDASTETAMVFGELYRNGAEWKFRAIGQGYASGLRGIAQDFGVNV; this is encoded by the coding sequence GTGGGAGTCAGCCTCAGCAAGGGCGGCAACGTCTCGCTGTCCAAGGCCGCGCCGAACCTGACCGCGGTCATCGTCGGTCTGGGCTGGGACGCTCGCACCACCACCGGTGTCGACTTCGACCTGGACGCCAGCGCGATCCTGACCAACGACCAGGGCAAGGTCGCCAGCGACGCGAACTTCGTCTTCTTCAACAACCTGAAGAGCCCCGACGGCTCGGTCGAGCACACCGGTGACAACACCACCGGTGAGGGCGAGGGCGACGACGAGGCGATCAAGGTCAACCTCGCCGGCGTGCCCGCCGACGTGGCCAAGATCGTCTTCCCGGTCTCGATCTACGAGGCCGAGAGCCGCCAGCAGAGCTTCGGCCAGGTCCGCAACGCGTACATCCGCGTCGTGAACCAGGCCGACAACGCCGAGCTCGCCCGCTACGACCTGTCGGAGGACGCCTCGACGGAGACCGCCATGGTCTTCGGCGAGCTCTACCGCAACGGCGCGGAGTGGAAGTTCCGCGCCATCGGCCAGGGCTACGCCTCGGGCCTGCGCGGCATCGCGCAGGACTTCGGCGTCAACGTCTGA
- a CDS encoding TerD family protein, translating into MGVTLAKGGNVSLSKAAPNLTRVLVGLGWDARSTTGADFDLDASALLCSNGRVLGDEYFVFYNNLKSPEGSVEHTGDNLTGEGEGDDESIIIDLSKVPAGVDKIVFPVSIHEAEARRQSFGQVSNAFIRVVNEADGQELARYDLSEDASSETAMIFGEVYRYGGEWKFRAVGQGYASGLRGIALDFGVNVS; encoded by the coding sequence ATGGGCGTCACACTCGCCAAGGGGGGCAATGTCTCCCTCTCCAAAGCCGCACCGAACCTCACCCGGGTTCTGGTGGGCCTCGGATGGGACGCGCGCTCGACCACGGGCGCGGACTTCGACCTCGATGCCAGCGCACTCCTGTGCAGCAACGGCCGGGTGCTCGGGGACGAGTACTTCGTCTTCTACAACAACCTGAAGAGCCCCGAGGGCTCCGTCGAACACACGGGGGACAATCTCACCGGCGAGGGTGAAGGCGACGACGAGTCGATCATCATCGACCTGAGCAAGGTCCCGGCCGGCGTGGACAAGATCGTCTTCCCGGTCTCGATCCACGAGGCCGAGGCCCGCCGGCAGAGCTTCGGCCAGGTCAGCAATGCCTTCATCCGCGTGGTGAACGAGGCGGACGGCCAGGAACTCGCCCGCTACGACCTCTCCGAGGACGCTTCCAGCGAGACCGCGATGATCTTCGGCGAGGTCTACCGGTACGGGGGCGAATGGAAGTTCCGTGCGGTGGGGCAGGGGTACGCGTCGGGGCTCCGCGGCATCGCTCTAGACTTCGGGGTCAACGTTTCGTAA
- a CDS encoding DUF475 domain-containing protein — protein sequence MVLKTFGWSFAVTALGLVAAVLYGGWEAFGVVAILTILEISLSFDNAVVNAGILKKMNAFWQKIFLTVGVLIAVFGMRLVFPIVIVAISAKIGPIDAVELAVRDQDRYKQLVTDAHPSIAAFGGMFLLMIFLDFIFEDRDIKWLAWLERPLAKLGKIDMLSACIALIVLVITAMTFAVNAHQHGGVHVDKAQTVLISGILGLITYMIVGGLSGYFENKLEEEEEHEHELEEEAKKSGKPVSVVAMAGKAAFFMFLYLEVLDASFSFDGVIGAFAITSDIVIMALGLGIGAMYVRSLTVYLVRQGTLDDYVYLEHGAHYAIGALAVILLVTIQYEINEVITGLVGVVLIGWSFWSSVRRNKRLELEGSTAEA from the coding sequence GTGGTTCTGAAAACCTTCGGCTGGTCGTTCGCAGTCACTGCGCTCGGACTGGTCGCAGCGGTGCTCTACGGGGGGTGGGAGGCCTTCGGGGTCGTTGCGATCCTGACCATCCTTGAGATCTCGCTGTCCTTCGACAACGCGGTGGTCAACGCCGGAATCCTGAAGAAGATGAATGCCTTCTGGCAGAAGATCTTCCTCACCGTCGGTGTTCTCATCGCCGTGTTCGGCATGCGCCTGGTCTTCCCGATCGTGATCGTGGCGATCAGTGCCAAGATCGGGCCGATCGACGCCGTCGAACTCGCGGTGCGCGACCAGGACAGGTACAAGCAGCTCGTCACGGACGCCCACCCGTCCATTGCCGCCTTCGGCGGAATGTTCCTGCTGATGATCTTCCTCGACTTCATTTTCGAGGACCGGGACATCAAGTGGCTCGCCTGGCTGGAGCGTCCGCTCGCCAAGCTCGGCAAGATCGACATGCTGTCGGCGTGCATCGCGCTGATCGTCCTGGTCATCACCGCGATGACCTTCGCCGTCAACGCCCACCAGCACGGCGGCGTGCACGTGGACAAGGCGCAGACCGTCTTGATCTCCGGCATCCTCGGCCTGATCACCTACATGATCGTCGGCGGCCTCTCCGGCTACTTCGAGAACAAGCTGGAGGAAGAGGAGGAGCACGAACACGAGCTGGAGGAAGAGGCGAAGAAGAGCGGCAAACCCGTCTCGGTCGTCGCCATGGCCGGCAAGGCCGCGTTCTTCATGTTCCTCTACCTCGAAGTCCTCGACGCCTCCTTCTCCTTCGACGGGGTCATCGGCGCCTTCGCCATCACCAGCGACATCGTGATCATGGCGCTCGGCCTCGGCATCGGTGCCATGTACGTCCGGTCGCTGACGGTCTACCTGGTCCGCCAGGGCACCCTCGACGACTACGTCTACCTGGAGCACGGCGCGCACTACGCCATCGGCGCGCTCGCCGTGATCCTGCTCGTCACCATCCAGTACGAGATCAACGAGGTCATCACCGGTCTCGTCGGCGTCGTGCTGATCGGATGGTCCTTCTGGTCCTCGGTGCGCCGCAACAAGCGCCTGGAGCTGGAGGGTTCCACCGCCGAGGCATGA
- a CDS encoding TerD family protein: protein MGFFDGIRGSRGTQFQSGSASSNAIELTKRHPTVSLTKQGAVHGNLRVNLSWRMRTSDIGGRSTGQSGQLFRHPFKLFKPDMVQAHTQGMVNVDLDIGCLYELTDGTRGVVQPLGNLHGDINSPPYVKLSGDDRFGAPSGETIFVNLDHAEEIKRLLVFVYIYDQTPAFDRTHALVTLYPITGPRIEIPLEERHPHARSCAVVSLENVKGELIVRREVTFVYGFQAELDRLYGWGLQWGRGYKTKT from the coding sequence ATGGGATTCTTCGACGGCATCAGGGGCAGCCGCGGCACGCAGTTCCAGTCGGGCAGTGCCTCGTCGAACGCGATCGAGCTGACCAAACGCCATCCGACGGTATCGCTCACCAAACAGGGGGCGGTGCACGGCAATCTGCGCGTGAACCTCTCCTGGCGGATGCGCACCTCGGACATAGGCGGCCGCAGCACCGGCCAGAGCGGGCAGCTCTTCCGGCATCCGTTCAAGCTGTTCAAGCCGGACATGGTGCAGGCGCACACCCAGGGCATGGTCAATGTAGACCTCGACATCGGCTGCCTCTACGAACTGACCGACGGCACCCGGGGCGTCGTCCAGCCGCTCGGGAACCTGCACGGGGACATCAACAGCCCGCCGTACGTGAAGCTCAGCGGGGACGACCGGTTCGGGGCGCCCTCCGGCGAGACGATCTTCGTCAATCTCGACCACGCCGAGGAGATCAAGCGGCTGCTGGTCTTCGTGTACATCTACGACCAGACCCCGGCCTTCGACCGGACGCACGCCCTGGTCACCCTCTACCCGATCACCGGGCCGCGCATCGAGATCCCGCTGGAGGAGCGCCACCCGCACGCCCGCTCCTGCGCCGTCGTCTCCCTGGAGAACGTCAAGGGGGAGCTGATCGTGCGGCGCGAGGTCACCTTCGTGTACGGGTTCCAGGCCGAGCTCGACCGGCTGTACGGGTGGGGGCTCCAGTGGGGCCGGGGCTACAAAACCAAGACCTGA
- a CDS encoding TerD family protein, translated as MTHAMQKGSNIPVAALAVRAVLRWTGGPDVPDVDASALLVGADGRVRSDEDFVFYNQPRHPSGAVWRLGKKQLGDGITDAVQADLRAVTPAVDRILVVASAEDVPFERVHDLRILLYDATATGGAEPLAYFDVRPETGAETALICGELYRRADAWKFRALGEGYSNGLVGLATDHGISVDENAAEAQEQAQGQAQAQAQSQPQPPAQAATTALAPPTQAPPVSQPAYGYPQPVAQAPVPAPGGDPSFRLPAQGPQFIRR; from the coding sequence ATGACGCACGCGATGCAGAAGGGCTCCAACATCCCCGTGGCCGCCTTGGCGGTCCGCGCGGTGCTGCGCTGGACCGGGGGGCCCGACGTGCCCGACGTGGACGCCTCCGCGCTGCTCGTCGGGGCGGACGGGCGCGTGCGCTCGGACGAGGACTTCGTCTTCTACAACCAGCCCCGGCACCCCTCGGGGGCCGTCTGGCGGCTCGGGAAGAAGCAGCTGGGCGACGGGATCACCGATGCCGTACAGGCGGACCTGCGGGCCGTCACACCGGCCGTGGACCGGATCCTGGTCGTCGCCTCCGCCGAGGACGTCCCCTTCGAGCGGGTCCACGACCTGCGGATCCTGCTCTACGACGCCACCGCGACCGGCGGCGCCGAACCGCTGGCCTACTTCGACGTGCGGCCGGAGACGGGCGCCGAGACGGCCCTGATCTGCGGCGAGCTGTACCGGCGGGCCGACGCGTGGAAGTTCCGCGCGCTGGGCGAGGGGTACTCCAACGGGCTCGTCGGCCTGGCCACCGACCACGGGATCTCCGTGGACGAGAACGCCGCCGAGGCCCAGGAACAGGCACAGGGACAGGCGCAGGCCCAGGCCCAGAGTCAGCCCCAGCCCCCGGCGCAGGCCGCCACGACGGCCCTGGCGCCCCCCACCCAGGCTCCGCCGGTCTCCCAGCCGGCCTACGGCTACCCGCAGCCGGTGGCCCAGGCCCCGGTGCCGGCTCCGGGCGGGGACCCGTCCTTCCGGCTGCCCGCGCAGGGCCCGCAGTTCATCCGCCGGTGA
- a CDS encoding HpcH/HpaI aldolase/citrate lyase family protein has product MRHFGHISPTVRKDLFHQEPAEFSAASPAATLAAALGATLYSPATRPQLARDIRKQSGLGVVSMVLCLEDSISDADVVGGEENLVRQFAALHEDPAELPLLFIRVREPEQIPDLVHRLGGSAARLAGFVLPKFSESRGVAFLDAVAQAEAASGLPRLYAMPVLETPELLHLETRVEALAGISRTVNKYRERVLALRLGVTDFCSAYGLRRTPDMTAYDVQIVAGVIADVVNVLSRADGTGFTVTGPVWEYFRSQQRLFKPQLRRSPFLEEGVEELRTALIEHDLDGLLREIELDRANGLLGKTCIHPAHVTPVHALSVVSHEEFSDAQDILRPESGGGGVMRSAYTNKMNEVKPHRAWAERTMLRAEVFGVAKEEVGFVDLLTAGLQV; this is encoded by the coding sequence ATGCGTCACTTCGGGCATATTTCGCCCACCGTCCGCAAGGACCTCTTCCACCAGGAGCCGGCAGAGTTCAGCGCCGCCTCCCCCGCCGCCACGCTCGCGGCCGCGCTGGGAGCCACGCTCTACAGCCCGGCCACCCGGCCCCAGCTCGCCCGTGACATCCGCAAGCAGTCCGGCCTCGGGGTCGTCTCCATGGTCCTCTGCCTGGAGGATTCCATCAGCGACGCGGACGTCGTCGGGGGCGAGGAGAACCTCGTCCGACAGTTCGCCGCCCTCCACGAGGACCCGGCGGAGCTCCCGCTGCTCTTCATCCGCGTCCGGGAGCCCGAGCAGATTCCCGACCTCGTGCACCGGCTCGGCGGCTCGGCGGCGCGACTGGCCGGATTCGTCCTTCCCAAGTTCAGCGAGAGCCGGGGGGTCGCCTTCCTCGACGCCGTCGCGCAGGCGGAAGCCGCGAGCGGACTGCCCCGCCTGTACGCGATGCCCGTCCTGGAGACCCCCGAGCTGCTCCACCTGGAGACCCGGGTCGAGGCCCTCGCCGGGATCTCCCGCACGGTCAACAAGTACCGCGAGCGGGTCCTGGCGCTGCGCCTCGGCGTGACCGACTTCTGCTCCGCGTACGGGCTGCGCCGCACCCCCGACATGACGGCCTACGACGTCCAGATCGTCGCCGGGGTGATCGCCGACGTGGTCAACGTGCTCAGCCGCGCCGACGGCACCGGCTTCACCGTCACCGGCCCCGTGTGGGAGTACTTCCGCAGCCAGCAGCGCCTCTTCAAGCCGCAGCTGCGCCGCAGCCCCTTCCTGGAGGAGGGCGTCGAGGAGCTGCGCACCGCGCTGATCGAGCACGACCTGGACGGGCTGCTGCGCGAGATCGAGCTCGACCGGGCCAACGGGCTGCTGGGCAAGACCTGCATCCACCCCGCCCACGTCACGCCGGTCCACGCGCTCTCGGTGGTGTCGCACGAGGAGTTCAGCGATGCTCAAGACATCCTGCGCCCCGAGAGCGGAGGCGGCGGAGTGATGCGTTCCGCCTACACGAACAAGATGAACGAAGTGAAGCCCCACCGGGCCTGGGCCGAGCGGACCATGCTGCGCGCCGAGGTCTTCGGTGTGGCGAAGGAGGAGGTCGGCTTCGTCGATCTCCTCACGGCCGGGCTCCAGGTGTGA